Sequence from the Parvicella tangerina genome:
AAGGAGAGTGGACAGCAACTATTCGTTGAAACCGTCCTTTGAAAACGTTATGGTCGATTTGTACTTCATGGGGACAGCCATTTCTTGCCCTCCCAAAGCTGAAATGGTCAAATCATTGATTCCACTTGCACTTTGAATAATCTCACCATTAACTACCCAACCTGTTTCCGCATCCAGTTCAAAAGAAGTAGTGACATCTCCGTTCAAGTGATAAACGATTTTATTGCCATTAATGTCTATGGGTTTTGGGTCACTTAATTCGGCCAGCTCTCCTTCACCTTCAATAAGGTAAGTATCGTCATCAATGCTTTCAAGAGTGTACGTAAACGTTTCCAGTTTACCCAAATGATTCTCTCCTATATTCTCCTTTTCCCATTCGTCTCCTTCGCGAACACTCATAGCAGGGTAAAAATTGAACATGGGTTCGTAAGCCACAATCAAAGTTCCTTCACTGTAGGTTTGTTCTAAAAAGTTCCTTACCTGATTTTTGATCATATAATTGTCGAACTCCATGCTTTCTATTACCTTGTCCGTAAGGTCATCAAGACCAATAAATTCAATGATTTCCCCATATTTCGAGATCCGAATGGAAAAGCTGTGATCTTTCATTTTCTCAAGAGACATTGAAGCAGGGTTAGACGGGTCTGGATTCTCACTATCTATTTCAATCTCCTGACCAACACCCATATCCATGTACATTTTAACCTTTTCATACTTTACTTCCATAAGTATGTCATCTCCAGAAGTCTCTTTCACGGTGTAATTGATCAGACTCGAAGCCTTCACATATTGGTTCATCTTCATGCCATTCAACTCTTGCTGAATATCTACAACGCCAACTACATAATAAGAGTAGGTCTCACCCTCCTCAAGGTTGAGAACAATTTCGTGGGAATCTCCACTTGTGCAAGAGCTAAATACGAGACTAACTACCCCTAAAGCAAAAAGAAATTTTTTCATCTATTGGATTTATGACGCTAAAATAGGGAATGAATTATTATTTATGAACATTGCTTATGATTATCTATCATTGAAGAGCCTTTAGCTGTTTCATACGGAAGTTGACTATTGAAATGAGAATTGGTAATGAAGTTACTCCATTTAAGTTGTAGGATTGTCCAAGAATGAAGACAGCTAATAGTAGCAAAAGAATAAGATGGATTAGATAGGTTTGATTGTCTAATGAGTTGCAATAATATCAATGTGTTTTAGGTTAAGACTAATGAGTCTTAACCCCAGTTTGCCTAGTTCCTGTTCACACAGCTTACTGAGCAGATCCAGAAAATAACTTATTTTATACTTCAAAGTTTCATCCGAGTTTTGTTCAATTAATTTTCTAATTTGACCAATTGCAATATTTTTAATAGTACCAGCGATGTCTTTCTTGGATAAGTCTGTTAGATAGTTGGCTGCTAAATATATTCCTTTTTCATCTGTATCCAGACTTACCGAAATTTCACAAGACATTCGAACTCTTGATTTATCCCTTGATAGTGCATAATCAACCGTGACCTCTTGAAATATTGTTTCCAACGATAAAAAACTATAGTCTTGAATAACTGGCCAAACAAAAGCTCTTCCACCATTCAAGACCTTTACACCATCAGATCTCTTGAAGTCTCCAAAAATGACTAAAACTTTACCTTTCGGACACTTGACGAATCTTTTTGAAATCAGTAGTATTAGTCCTGAAATTAAGAAAATGACAAGAATTGATAGGATGATTGTGCTTATGGTGGAAATATTGAGCATAGCAATTTGAATTATTAACTATTGAAGAAGTACAATTAAATTAGCGGTAAAAAATAAAAGAATCCATTAGTCGTAAATGTATGATGCAATTTCTTTTCTTAAGAAGTCAAATCAAACTAGCTTTACTCCGCTAAAGTAACTAATAAAGACTAAGGTTTCACTTTTGGATTCTTAAGCCCTTCATTTTATAAATATTAATACCTTTAAACACTATGGAGTTCAATCACATTGAGTATAAAAAACCGTTTTATAAGATCAAACAACCGCTCAAAGCCCATTTGGAGCAGTATTCCCGCTTTGTTAAGTTACCTATTAGTTACGATGATTTGGTGAGATATCATGACCTGATTCCGCTAGTTGATGACGAAGGTGAGGATACACTATGGAATGCTGTGTTGTACGGGCAAAGCGATATTGAAAGTATTCAGAAAAATCTCAAATTGGTTTATCAGATGTTGAGTGCAGATGGGGTAGAGATGCCTTATGTAAGAATAGCAAGTATTGATTTTTGTTCTTATGGAAATTCTAAGCCATTCAGAATTAAGGTAGTGAACGAATTGAATGACAATCATGACTATTTCTATGTGAAGAAAGCGGATGCTTCTCGGGTTTACGGCTTAGAGTTGGAGGATACATTCTCTCCAGATAAGATTACTTATTTGGTGGATAAAGAAACTTTAGTGGAGGAGCATATTGTTGGTATTCCTGGAGATGTATTTGTAAAAAAGCATGGAGAAGAGCGAGTGGAGAATAGATTAAGACTGGCAAAGGAATTTGTGAAATTCAACGAGAGGTGCTTTACACGACTACTTGGTGATATGCGCGCCTATAATTTTGTGGTTGAGATTACGCAGGATTTTGATAACGTTCAATACCGAATCAGAGCGATGGACTTTGATCAACAATGCTATGAAGGAAGGAAAAATATGTACCTCCCGCAGTACTACAAGGATAATATCAAATTTGTAGAATTGGCTCAGGAATTAATGACTATCCAGGTGGCTGAACAATACCAAAAGCAAGAACGAGCGGCTATGAAAAAAAGATTTCTGGCAGCAAAGCAACGAACAAGAAGTATTTTAAGAAGACTGAAGACAGATAATATTTCAACCAGAGATAACATAAATTCTTTACGTAATGATCTGGCGCATTTTCATAATAACAATGACTTTCTGTCTTGCAGGACAATGGGAGAAGTGCTGATTCTTCATTTGGAGTGTCAACTAGGAGTCAGAATGTTTGGGTAAAAAAAAAGTCGCTCCCCAGCGACTTTCTTAAACCAATGAAACCAATAAACCAAAATATTTTGATCAATTTTTTTCGAGTTAACCCGAGCTATAAATACTTTATCAACTCTGATTAACAATGCTTGAAGTTAATAATTAACAATTGCGGTCTCGTGTTTATTTTACAAACGGACCTATTTAGTTTACGAACTAGTGGTTTTAGCGAAGGAAAGGTTTAGCAGCCTCTTGAGTAAAACCCAAAATGTAAGATGTTTTTGAGTTCTCCAAAGTATAGTGGTGTCCATCCCGAAACAGATGGCTGAGGTGTTTTAATCGTGCCCTCACAAGGCACTTCCGTAAAGTAGTCGAATGTTACCTTAGCCCAAACCTGATTGTTGAAGTTGATAACGTCTTGCACGCTAAAATATCCATCCTCATCTGTGTTAACGGTTAGTAGTTGCTTGCTATTCACATTTTTATTTTCATATACCGTTACTGAACCGTTAGGATAATATCCCAGCACCTTACCGCTTCGCTTAACTAACCAATGACCGTCACCCTCTAAATGATATCCGTATTTTTCCAGTTCCTTGATGGAGAGGTAGAATCCAGTTGGTTCTGTATTAACAAAAACATATTCTGAGGTAGATAAGCTGAAAAACCGTAAACACTGAAATTCATACTCAAATTCCATCATGGCGTTAGACTCCCAATTGAACAGTAGTTGCTCTTTCTTTCCATCATCAAAAATAATAGTATTGTCCTCACCAACTTTTCCTACAGGCTCTACGTAAAAGCCATCACCTCCACTATGATCGTAGATGGTGAGACCAGTTGGAAGCAAAATTGCACCAGTCATGTATTCTTCATCCGTTGGAGAATGCAGAATTACGCCCCCTCTGAGCTTCGTTTCATTATGATGAAAAAAGTGAGTGCTAAAAAAGTGATCTGCATCCTCCTGACTATCGAATAGCATTTTTGAAGATGGGTCAAGGTACTTTTCAGCATCCTCCCTGCAAAGTACAATGTCCAAATTGGATGCGCCATCTGGGCTTTCAAAACGAGCTTTGAATACGCCATATTCCTCTTCTCTCATAAATACCCACCGTCCAGTTAATTCACCTTGATCATTGGTTTCTTCCAGCGCATATACAGGACCACCGTACCAGTCCGTTTCCTTACCCGTTAAAGGGATTTTCTTATCATAAGCATCATAAACATAATAACCTGTAAATGTTCCTTGATTCTCATTAAACGTTAAGTGAGCTGTGATCGGACTGTTTCCTACAAATCCTTTATATTCGTGCGTTGTCTCAGTACCTGCATTAGCGCTAATATCTTTTGTTTTTTCACTTATTTTTGTAGAATCAGCTTGGGAGTTAATGGTGTTCTCTGTTTCAGAATTAGTTGCATCCTCAGAGGTTTCTTCATTTGAACAAGAGATGAATAGTAGGATAAATGAGATGGTAATTAACGTTATTAATTTCATTTGAAATAGATTTAATCCGTGTCAAAAATATTTGCTCCTGACCTCTTCGCCAATTTATTAAGGTACTTTTATGGCACATTGTTCAAATCTTTTAAATCAACTAGATGTCGAGGGGAGTATCTTTGCCAGATAAAGCAGCGTAATGATTAATTTTCACAAACCTTTCCTTATTTGCGGCCTTGTCCTTTTGGTGACTTGGACTGATTTTGCCCAAACCATAGAAGAACTTGAAGTGCAACTGGATTCGTTGGAGACCAAAGCTGAAAAAATCAGGGTCCAAATAGAAGAGGTTAAGCTTGGAAATATTATTAAAGACCTTAAAGAAGCCGGGTATCCTTTATCCGATATAGAAGTTCAGGTAATTGAACACAAAGCGATG
This genomic interval carries:
- a CDS encoding SPFH domain-containing protein, with the translated sequence MLNISTISTIILSILVIFLISGLILLISKRFVKCPKGKVLVIFGDFKRSDGVKVLNGGRAFVWPVIQDYSFLSLETIFQEVTVDYALSRDKSRVRMSCEISVSLDTDEKGIYLAANYLTDLSKKDIAGTIKNIAIGQIRKLIEQNSDETLKYKISYFLDLLSKLCEQELGKLGLRLISLNLKHIDIIATH
- a CDS encoding DUF6263 family protein, with protein sequence MKKFLFALGVVSLVFSSCTSGDSHEIVLNLEEGETYSYYVVGVVDIQQELNGMKMNQYVKASSLINYTVKETSGDDILMEVKYEKVKMYMDMGVGQEIEIDSENPDPSNPASMSLEKMKDHSFSIRISKYGEIIEFIGLDDLTDKVIESMEFDNYMIKNQVRNFLEQTYSEGTLIVAYEPMFNFYPAMSVREGDEWEKENIGENHLGKLETFTYTLESIDDDTYLIEGEGELAELSDPKPIDINGNKIVYHLNGDVTTSFELDAETGWVVNGEIIQSASGINDLTISALGGQEMAVPMKYKSTITFSKDGFNE